Proteins encoded together in one Hydrogenispora ethanolica window:
- a CDS encoding GNAT family N-acetyltransferase — protein sequence MRLKSLHDESLATIHAAFIAAFSDYSVRIELPYERFLEHLRGRDIRLADSFGVYHETGRLIGFVLNGLRERDGVTTGYDGGTGFLPAYRGQGLAALLFAEMQKELVRRQVRRYLLEVIRDNQPALRLYQKLGFTVTRNLNCYQWQRSAAPAPPVPEELHLAELDLAALDRYQHWLDYQPTWQNATPSILNLKDRYQGLRIMLGQREVGYAVIHREYGDLPQLGLAEELRRERLPLLGMLAPYTRSAVLKAINVEEGSYLGPWLIGQGMQGHVDQYEMAKDLG from the coding sequence ATGCGCTTGAAATCACTTCATGACGAATCGCTGGCCACGATTCACGCCGCTTTCATCGCGGCGTTCAGCGATTATTCGGTGCGGATCGAACTGCCCTACGAGCGGTTTTTGGAACATCTGCGGGGCCGTGACATCCGGCTGGCCGATTCGTTCGGCGTTTATCATGAAACTGGGCGGCTGATTGGGTTCGTGCTGAATGGCCTCCGCGAGCGGGACGGAGTGACCACCGGTTACGACGGCGGCACCGGATTTCTCCCGGCCTACCGCGGCCAGGGCCTGGCCGCGCTGTTATTCGCCGAAATGCAAAAAGAACTGGTCCGGCGGCAGGTCCGGCGCTATCTGCTGGAAGTCATCCGCGACAACCAGCCGGCGCTGCGGCTCTATCAGAAGCTGGGCTTCACCGTCACCCGTAATCTAAACTGCTACCAGTGGCAGCGGAGCGCCGCGCCCGCCCCCCCGGTCCCCGAGGAGCTTCACCTGGCCGAACTGGATCTGGCGGCGCTGGACCGGTATCAGCACTGGCTGGACTACCAGCCGACCTGGCAAAACGCGACCCCGTCCATTCTGAATCTGAAGGATCGCTACCAGGGACTGCGGATCATGCTCGGCCAGCGCGAAGTGGGCTACGCCGTCATCCACCGCGAGTACGGCGACCTCCCGCAGCTGGGATTGGCCGAGGAGCTCCGCCGGGAGCGCCTGCCGCTCCTCGGCATGCTGGCCCCATACACCCGGTCGGCGGTCCTCAAAGCCATCAATGTCGAGGAAGGCAGTTATTTGGGCCCGTGGCTGATCGGACAGGGGATGCAAGGCCACGTCGATCAATACGAAATGGCCAAGGATCTGGGCTGA